In Silene latifolia isolate original U9 population chromosome X, ASM4854445v1, whole genome shotgun sequence, the following proteins share a genomic window:
- the LOC141618800 gene encoding uncharacterized protein LOC141618800, producing MSRWTLMLSQFDLKYVPLKVFKGRAVADFLAENPIKETEVIGTWSFSDENVVHIENDIWDLYFDGASNYMRYRVGILLISPTGEHVPVSIKLGCNVTNNAVEYEACLLGLRSALDLGVKKLLVHGDSSLVINQLGGSWKIKSQILAPYQTRIEELENYFEDIRYVHLPREEHQFVDALSKLKNYEGRRT from the coding sequence ATGTCGAGATGGACCCTTATGTTATCACAGTTCGATCTAAAATATGTACCCTTGAAAGTAttcaagggaagggcagttgcTGATTTCCTCGCCGAGAATCCAATCAAAGAAACAGAAGTCATTGGCACTTGGTCATTTTCCGACGAAAACGTGGTACACATCGAGAATGACATATGGGATttgtatttcgatggagcatcaaactatATGAGATATAGGGTAGGTATACTTCTTATCTCACCAACAGGTGAACACGTGCCCGTGTCCATCAAACTGGGTTGCAATGTCACAAACAACGCCGTAGAATACGAAGCATGTTTGCTTGGCTTACGCAGTGCTCTAGACTTGGGTGTGAAGAAGTTGCTAGTCCATGGAGATTCGTCCCTTGTAATCAATCAATTGGGTGGGTCATGGAAAATTAAGAGCCAAATTTTAGCCCCGTATCAAACCAGAATCGAAGAATTGGAAAATTACTTCGAAGACATTCGATATGTTCACCTCCCGAGAGAGGAACACCAATTTGTAGATGCATTGTCCAAGTTAAAGAATTACGAAGGTcgccgaacataa